In Bacteroidia bacterium, a genomic segment contains:
- a CDS encoding PadR family transcriptional regulator, with the protein MKETRLGDFEETILLLAGILGEEAYAFKIAEEFETQTARPVSIGAVHSTLSRLADKGFLKSEMGSSTAERGGRRKRIYTITASGQSALAASRDFKLSLWKQYPDFASDNLNWEISP; encoded by the coding sequence ATGAAAGAGACCCGGCTAGGCGATTTTGAAGAAACCATCCTGTTGCTCGCGGGCATATTGGGGGAAGAAGCGTACGCTTTTAAGATTGCCGAAGAATTTGAAACGCAAACTGCAAGACCTGTGTCTATCGGTGCTGTACATTCTACCCTCAGCCGACTGGCAGACAAAGGATTTCTGAAGTCTGAAATGGGCAGTTCGACCGCAGAACGAGGCGGAAGAAGAAAGCGGATTTATACCATTACAGCTTCTGGTCAGAGTGCATTGGCAGCCTCCCGCGATTTCAAACTATCGCTATGGAAACAATATCCCGATTTTGCCTCTGACAACCTTAACTGGGAAATTTCTCCATGA
- a CDS encoding Crp/Fnr family transcriptional regulator produces the protein MNVPTLIENLRRYIQLEDREAEIFLSLTKTKTIPKKKFLLLSGEVCEYFSLVADGCLMNYFTDENGFEHVLQFATPMWWTADLYSLVSRSPAIYSIKALTDARVLQISIEGLEQLYHEVPKFERYFRIIFQNALVAHQRRIMQNNAFTAEDRYKQFLRTYPTLEQLVPLKYVASYLGITPEFLSKIRRRRR, from the coding sequence ATGAATGTTCCTACACTTATCGAAAATCTCCGCCGCTATATCCAACTCGAAGATCGCGAGGCGGAGATTTTTCTTTCGCTTACAAAAACAAAAACCATCCCGAAGAAAAAATTCCTTCTCCTAAGCGGAGAGGTTTGTGAATATTTCAGTCTGGTAGCTGACGGCTGCCTGATGAATTATTTTACCGATGAAAACGGTTTTGAGCATGTACTTCAATTTGCCACACCGATGTGGTGGACGGCAGATCTTTACAGTCTTGTCAGTCGTTCTCCTGCCATTTATTCGATCAAAGCCCTGACCGATGCCCGGGTGTTGCAAATCTCTATCGAAGGACTGGAGCAGTTGTATCATGAAGTACCAAAGTTTGAGCGCTATTTTCGCATCATTTTTCAAAATGCACTCGTTGCCCACCAGCGCCGAATCATGCAAAACAACGCCTTTACAGCTGAAGATAGGTACAAACAATTTCTCCGTACCTACCCTACCCTGGAGCAACTCGTGCCGCTGAAGTATGTTGCATCCTACCTCGGCATCACGCCCGAATTTCTGAGCAAAATCCGCCGGAGAAGAAGGTAA
- a CDS encoding MerR family transcriptional regulator, which produces MANYSVKKLSQIAGVSIRTLHHYDKIGLLKPPERRENGYRYYGRNELFRLQQILFYRELDFPLKEIADILDDPEFDLREALAFHRRELLRRTDRIRTLVGTIDRTLAELNQQKGMMTDKEMYEGFKPELVESIRKEVADRWGEDELLETEARIRQMGKEGWIDHKAKGEEITQLLADLMELGPDHVQVQQTVALHHQYLNQFYEVSEERYRGLGKLYVEDERFTAYYEKFRLGLAAFVNQAIQVYCDQGMNSKTIIS; this is translated from the coding sequence ATGGCTAATTATTCTGTAAAAAAGCTGTCCCAAATCGCCGGAGTAAGCATCCGCACGCTCCACCATTACGATAAGATCGGTTTGCTCAAACCACCTGAAAGACGCGAAAATGGGTATCGCTATTATGGCAGGAATGAGTTGTTTCGCCTACAGCAGATTCTTTTTTACCGGGAACTGGATTTTCCGCTTAAGGAAATCGCAGACATTCTGGATGACCCCGAATTTGATCTACGGGAGGCATTGGCTTTTCACAGAAGGGAACTGCTTCGCCGTACGGACCGAATCCGGACACTCGTGGGCACTATTGACAGAACATTAGCCGAACTTAACCAACAAAAAGGTATGATGACAGACAAAGAAATGTACGAAGGCTTCAAGCCCGAATTGGTAGAATCCATTCGGAAGGAAGTTGCCGACCGCTGGGGAGAAGATGAACTCCTTGAAACAGAAGCGCGTATCCGGCAAATGGGCAAAGAAGGCTGGATTGATCACAAAGCCAAAGGCGAAGAAATTACACAGTTGCTTGCTGATCTTATGGAACTTGGACCTGACCATGTGCAGGTACAACAAACCGTGGCTCTGCACCACCAGTACTTAAATCAGTTTTATGAAGTTTCGGAAGAACGTTACCGGGGTTTAGGCAAACTGTATGTGGAAGATGAGCGGTTTACTGCTTATTACGAAAAATTCCGTCTGGGTCTGGCAGCTTTTGTGAATCAGGCAATACAGGTTTATTGCGATCAGGGAATGAATTCAAAAACAATTATTTCGTAA
- a CDS encoding sterol desaturase family protein has protein sequence MAKYWEIFINGYTGYAGYLWHEITHPAIHNYFYWLIAVSLFFFTLEWIRPWRETQPRFRKDFWLDFFYMFFNFFLFSLIIYNAASDVVVNLFKDLLALGGITNLVAIKVQSWPVWAHLLLGFFVRDFVQWWVHRLLHRVSFLWEFHKVHHSVEQMGFAAHLRYHWMENVVYRSIEYLPLALIGIGLNDFFIIHIFTLAIGHYNHSNITVSGKVSGAVVGGLAGLWIATINAAALEAASLPVVVSYLLIIAGGSLAGAFVLGRFMKIIFNSPEMHIWHHAYDIPEDKPYGINFGISLAIWDYIFKTDYIPYTGKDIKLGFPGIEKFPHSFIGQNLHGLGPGKEK, from the coding sequence ATGGCAAAGTATTGGGAGATATTTATCAATGGATATACCGGCTACGCCGGGTATTTGTGGCATGAGATTACGCATCCAGCCATTCATAATTATTTTTACTGGCTGATTGCAGTTTCCCTGTTTTTTTTCACACTGGAATGGATCAGACCATGGCGGGAAACACAGCCCAGATTCAGAAAAGACTTCTGGCTGGACTTTTTCTACATGTTTTTTAATTTTTTCCTCTTTTCGCTCATTATCTATAATGCCGCTTCCGACGTTGTCGTCAATCTCTTCAAAGACCTGTTGGCATTGGGCGGCATTACCAATCTTGTGGCGATAAAAGTGCAGTCCTGGCCAGTATGGGCACATTTACTGTTAGGTTTTTTTGTGCGCGACTTTGTGCAGTGGTGGGTGCACAGGCTGTTGCACAGGGTTTCTTTTTTGTGGGAATTTCACAAAGTGCATCACTCTGTGGAACAGATGGGTTTTGCCGCACATCTTCGCTATCACTGGATGGAGAATGTGGTGTACCGCTCTATTGAATACCTTCCCCTGGCACTGATCGGAATTGGGCTGAATGACTTTTTTATTATCCATATTTTCACCCTCGCCATCGGGCACTACAACCACTCCAATATCACCGTCAGTGGTAAAGTCAGTGGCGCTGTAGTTGGCGGACTTGCCGGACTCTGGATTGCCACCATCAATGCAGCAGCTTTGGAAGCAGCTTCGTTGCCTGTGGTGGTTTCTTATCTGCTGATCATAGCAGGCGGGAGCCTCGCAGGAGCTTTTGTGCTGGGCAGATTTATGAAAATTATATTCAACAGCCCGGAAATGCATATCTGGCATCACGCCTATGACATTCCAGAAGATAAGCCCTATGGAATAAATTTCGGTATCTCACTGGCGATCTGGGATTACATTTTCAAAACCGACTATATCCCTTATACTGGCAAAGACATTAAACTCGGTTTTCCGGGGATTGAAAAATTTCCCCATTCCTTTATCGGGCAAAATCTGCACGGGCTGGGGCCAGGAAAGGAAAAATAA
- a CDS encoding sulfite oxidase, whose amino-acid sequence MGSVLGANIVFGDNMPEGLVPVALLDPDGPFPIKGKHPGLTILSEKPWNVETPAHLLDDLITPADRLFIRNNGNVPANIDVSKWTLTIGGESAKQEKTYTLAELKQKFKTYTYQLTLECGGNGRSEFNPPAHGNQWTTGAVGCPEWTGIRLKDVLNDVGIKSDAVYIGYYGKDVHLSGDPNKVVISRGVPMAKALEDETLIAWAINGKDLPVMNGYPLRLIIGGWPASVSGKWLSRIDIRNKVHDGEKMNGKSYRVPCKPVSPGAEIADEDMCIIESMPVKSLITYPKSGGILPMGKTLTIRGKAWAGDLMVKKVEVSIDFGATWQEAKVSAPRNRLAWQPFEATLKFPQQGYYEVWARAVDTNGVGQPMVVPGWNPQGYLNNACHRIAIKIA is encoded by the coding sequence ATGGGTTCTGTATTAGGTGCCAATATTGTATTTGGGGACAATATGCCTGAAGGGCTTGTTCCTGTCGCCTTATTGGATCCCGATGGGCCGTTTCCCATCAAAGGCAAACACCCCGGACTTACCATACTCTCAGAAAAACCCTGGAATGTGGAGACGCCCGCCCATTTGCTTGATGACCTGATTACGCCCGCAGACAGGCTGTTTATCCGAAACAATGGGAATGTTCCGGCAAATATAGATGTCAGCAAATGGACACTGACCATCGGCGGGGAGTCTGCCAAACAGGAAAAGACCTATACCCTGGCAGAACTCAAACAAAAGTTCAAAACCTATACTTACCAGCTCACCTTAGAGTGCGGCGGCAACGGAAGATCGGAGTTTAATCCGCCGGCACATGGCAACCAGTGGACAACCGGAGCGGTTGGCTGCCCTGAGTGGACAGGAATCCGCCTGAAAGATGTGCTAAATGATGTCGGCATCAAGTCAGACGCCGTATATATCGGCTATTATGGCAAGGACGTACATTTGTCCGGCGACCCCAATAAAGTAGTAATTTCAAGAGGTGTGCCGATGGCAAAAGCCCTGGAAGACGAGACCCTCATCGCCTGGGCGATCAACGGAAAAGACCTTCCGGTCATGAACGGATACCCGCTACGGCTGATCATCGGTGGTTGGCCAGCTTCTGTATCCGGCAAATGGCTGAGCAGAATTGACATTCGCAATAAGGTCCATGACGGGGAAAAAATGAACGGGAAGTCGTATCGGGTTCCCTGCAAACCCGTTTCACCCGGAGCAGAAATTGCCGACGAAGATATGTGTATCATCGAGTCGATGCCCGTGAAGTCGCTGATCACTTACCCCAAATCCGGAGGTATATTGCCTATGGGCAAAACGCTGACAATCAGAGGCAAAGCCTGGGCAGGAGATCTGATGGTAAAAAAGGTGGAAGTTTCTATAGACTTTGGGGCAACCTGGCAGGAGGCTAAGGTATCCGCACCGCGCAACCGACTTGCCTGGCAGCCTTTCGAGGCGACACTCAAATTCCCCCAACAAGGGTATTACGAAGTATGGGCCAGAGCCGTGGATACCAATGGTGTAGGCCAGCCGATGGTCGTCCCGGGCTGGAACCCACAGGGGTATCTCAACAATGCCTGTCACCGAATCGCCATCAAAATCGCCTAA
- a CDS encoding PepSY-like domain-containing protein — MFKQLFHLSILALAILVSACNSETINLDNLFSGEAETISVSELPTEVTDAVTRALPGQSILAAYKITASDGTILYSVETDSTEMSCNGSGRQVSAIDPANLPQGAIDYLAANFSSSVILRAGEVTRRDGSVVYVVSLSSGEFLAFDENGELVADRQKGRGRHHGPQAHGSFTEIQVSDLPQTIADYLTTNNPSDTVEKAFTVTKRDGTMVYGVVLGERNVLFFDADGNLLENFRPGWHR; from the coding sequence ATGTTCAAACAACTCTTTCATCTTTCGATCCTCGCTTTGGCCATATTGGTTTCTGCATGTAATAGTGAGACCATCAACCTTGATAATTTATTCTCAGGCGAAGCAGAAACCATTTCGGTAAGTGAGCTTCCCACAGAAGTCACCGACGCGGTAACCCGAGCCCTTCCCGGCCAAAGTATTCTTGCTGCCTATAAAATCACTGCTTCTGACGGCACGATTTTGTATTCTGTAGAAACAGACAGCACTGAAATGTCCTGCAATGGAAGTGGTCGTCAGGTTTCAGCTATTGATCCTGCCAATCTGCCACAAGGAGCGATCGACTATCTGGCTGCGAATTTTTCCTCATCAGTTATCCTTCGGGCGGGTGAAGTTACACGTCGCGATGGTTCAGTTGTGTATGTAGTGAGTCTCAGCTCAGGAGAATTTCTGGCTTTTGATGAGAACGGAGAGCTGGTTGCAGACCGTCAGAAAGGACGTGGTCGTCATCATGGACCACAGGCACATGGCAGCTTTACGGAGATTCAGGTATCTGATCTGCCACAGACCATTGCCGATTACCTTACCACGAATAACCCTTCAGACACCGTAGAGAAAGCATTCACCGTAACCAAAAGAGATGGCACAATGGTTTACGGAGTAGTTTTGGGTGAGCGCAATGTATTGTTTTTTGATGCAGACGGAAACCTGTTGGAAAACTTCCGTCCGGGCTGGCATAGATAG
- a CDS encoding RNA polymerase sigma factor — protein MSDAELKELIAGCRKGNRESQEKLYRKLYNYAMSICLRYSRDREEAKEIVNDGFVKVFSRMEKYSDELSFQGWVRRIMINSAIDFYRKNQKHYNSLDIVYASHVSVNESAIESLSEEEIMGLVQQLAPSYRIVFNLYVMEGFKHEEIAQKLNISAGTSKSNLAKARVKLQMMLETMYGENCRNYG, from the coding sequence TTGTCTGACGCAGAACTCAAAGAATTGATTGCCGGATGTCGGAAGGGTAACCGGGAAAGCCAGGAAAAGCTTTACCGGAAACTTTACAACTATGCCATGAGCATATGTCTCCGCTATTCACGCGACAGAGAGGAAGCGAAAGAAATCGTCAATGACGGGTTTGTGAAAGTGTTTTCCCGAATGGAAAAATACTCAGATGAACTCTCTTTTCAGGGCTGGGTCAGGCGCATTATGATCAATTCGGCGATAGACTTTTACCGCAAAAATCAGAAACATTACAATTCGCTGGATATCGTTTATGCCAGTCATGTTTCGGTGAATGAATCTGCGATAGAAAGTCTTTCCGAAGAGGAAATCATGGGGCTGGTCCAACAGCTCGCGCCTTCCTACCGGATTGTTTTTAACCTTTATGTGATGGAGGGATTTAAACACGAGGAAATTGCCCAAAAGCTCAACATCAGCGCCGGAACCAGCAAATCCAATCTGGCAAAAGCGCGGGTGAAACTTCAGATGATGCTCGAAACCATGTACGGAGAGAATTGCAGGAATTATGGATGA
- a CDS encoding outer membrane beta-barrel protein: MDDKQFDRLLKGKLESFHDTGPVDEAGMGNVFAQVDAISRGIPWYLAYKPYLVAAGISLLVISSAFAFWIYQKQDARIEALEKQVVDLKENVKDEINPGPTISPTPQLPQNQSLSPETIVHSPVIHPQTYAYQQTYTSDSSHKTNNPQQPTRQIFNQVTTIAEWGNLSFLPPRFDLLQPSLPLLTDFQSGLSSDMEEQTIEKDEKEQPKINFASRIRVGVGTTFLKPNPDIGKAQANMSPGIVMELKLTDQLRLNITPGFNRRSYAIQNPERFRPKIERYPRLPNLNETQVAEIKVVTRMVRLPVELNYVFGSSNHKIRPYAGAGIVGNLQFSQDFTYRRGGNDFHPGARIDKRNFALAGMSIQTGAEIRLAEKSYARLGLFYEQPLKSQGAEQRKFSAAGISASLWFAGS, translated from the coding sequence ATGGATGATAAACAATTTGACAGGTTGCTGAAAGGAAAACTGGAAAGTTTTCACGACACAGGTCCCGTAGATGAAGCCGGGATGGGAAATGTATTTGCGCAGGTTGACGCGATCAGCCGGGGAATTCCCTGGTATCTTGCCTATAAACCTTATCTGGTTGCCGCAGGTATAAGCTTGCTGGTAATCAGTTCGGCGTTTGCTTTCTGGATCTATCAAAAGCAGGATGCCCGTATCGAGGCACTGGAAAAACAGGTAGTGGATTTAAAGGAAAATGTAAAAGACGAAATTAATCCCGGACCGACCATTTCCCCGACTCCCCAATTGCCTCAAAATCAGTCCCTTTCTCCCGAAACCATTGTTCATTCACCCGTCATTCACCCACAAACTTACGCCTATCAACAAACCTATACTTCTGATTCTTCCCACAAAACAAATAACCCGCAGCAACCAACCCGGCAGATATTTAACCAGGTAACGACTATAGCAGAATGGGGCAACCTGTCGTTTCTTCCGCCGCGTTTTGATCTCCTTCAACCCTCCCTGCCGCTGCTAACCGATTTCCAAAGCGGATTGTCTTCAGATATGGAAGAACAAACGATAGAGAAGGATGAAAAGGAACAACCCAAAATCAATTTCGCCTCCCGGATTCGTGTGGGTGTGGGTACTACATTTTTAAAACCCAATCCTGACATCGGAAAAGCGCAGGCGAATATGAGTCCGGGTATAGTTATGGAGTTAAAATTGACGGATCAACTGAGACTAAATATTACGCCGGGTTTCAACCGACGCAGTTACGCTATCCAGAATCCAGAGCGGTTTCGCCCTAAAATCGAGCGGTATCCACGCCTGCCAAATCTCAATGAGACACAGGTCGCGGAGATTAAAGTCGTTACCCGGATGGTGCGTTTGCCGGTGGAACTGAATTACGTTTTTGGAAGTTCCAACCACAAAATCCGGCCTTATGCCGGCGCAGGTATTGTTGGCAATCTTCAATTCTCTCAGGACTTTACGTATCGCCGTGGCGGCAATGATTTTCACCCCGGAGCGAGAATTGACAAAAGAAATTTTGCACTTGCAGGTATGAGTATTCAGACAGGCGCGGAAATTCGCCTCGCCGAAAAATCCTACGCAAGGCTGGGGCTGTTTTACGAACAACCGCTCAAAAGCCAGGGCGCAGAACAGCGGAAATTCAGCGCTGCGGGGATTTCTGCTTCGTTATGGTTTGCGGGAAGCTGA
- a CDS encoding DUF5690 family protein: MTNTTLQDRISRFHPAIFSLYAIIASFCTYSCMYAFRKPFAVATFEGILFLGVNYKTWLLIAQVLGYMLSKFIGIKVIAERSGRTGRGKWIILLILSAQLALLGFALTPAPYNIPFLFLNGFPLGMVWGLVFSFLEGRQTTEMLGAGLSVSFIFSSGFVKSVGKWVLLSGVSEFWMPFLTGLIFVVPLLLFVWMLEQLPPPSSKDEELRTHRAPMNAAERIAFVKKFLPGLIALIITYMLLTAFRDFRDNFAAEIWQALGYGESASIFTKTEVPVSLAILVMMGSVMFIKDNYKALAVNHLIILAGVMLVGGSTFLFERKIMGPEIWMTLVGMGLYMGYVPYNSIFFDRLIASFRIVSNVGFLIYLADSFGYLASVGVMLFKDFGKPNLSWLDFFVGSGYVMFAIGGICILLSMVYFHREYAAEKASASRKP, encoded by the coding sequence ATGACCAACACCACCTTGCAGGATCGTATTTCCCGCTTTCACCCCGCCATTTTTTCGCTGTATGCGATCATTGCGTCGTTTTGTACTTACTCTTGTATGTACGCTTTCCGCAAACCGTTTGCTGTGGCGACGTTTGAAGGGATTCTGTTTCTGGGGGTCAATTACAAAACCTGGCTGCTCATCGCGCAGGTGCTGGGGTATATGCTCTCCAAATTTATCGGGATCAAGGTCATCGCCGAACGTTCGGGCCGCACGGGCAGGGGCAAATGGATTATTCTGCTGATTCTTTCTGCCCAACTGGCGCTGCTGGGTTTTGCGCTTACGCCTGCGCCTTACAATATTCCTTTTCTGTTTCTCAATGGTTTTCCACTTGGTATGGTCTGGGGACTGGTGTTCAGCTTTCTGGAAGGTCGTCAGACTACCGAAATGCTCGGCGCAGGGCTGTCTGTGAGTTTCATTTTTTCTTCGGGTTTTGTGAAGTCGGTAGGCAAATGGGTCCTGCTTTCGGGCGTCTCCGAGTTCTGGATGCCGTTTTTGACGGGGCTGATTTTTGTTGTACCGCTGCTGCTGTTTGTGTGGATGCTCGAACAACTTCCTCCGCCCTCATCAAAAGACGAGGAACTCCGCACGCACCGCGCCCCGATGAATGCTGCAGAGCGAATAGCTTTTGTCAAAAAATTCCTCCCGGGCCTGATCGCGCTGATCATTACCTATATGCTGCTCACGGCTTTCCGCGACTTCCGGGACAACTTTGCCGCCGAAATCTGGCAGGCCCTGGGCTATGGGGAATCGGCGTCGATTTTCACCAAAACCGAAGTGCCCGTTTCGCTGGCAATCCTCGTAATGATGGGTTCTGTGATGTTTATCAAAGATAACTACAAAGCACTGGCAGTCAACCATCTGATCATCCTCGCCGGGGTGATGCTTGTAGGGGGAAGCACGTTTTTATTCGAAAGGAAAATCATGGGGCCGGAAATCTGGATGACGCTCGTGGGCATGGGACTGTATATGGGATATGTGCCTTACAACAGCATATTTTTTGACCGGCTGATCGCCTCTTTTCGCATCGTCAGCAATGTGGGTTTTCTGATTTACCTGGCAGATTCGTTTGGTTATCTGGCCAGTGTGGGCGTCATGCTGTTTAAGGATTTCGGAAAACCGAATCTCAGCTGGCTGGATTTTTTCGTAGGTTCCGGCTACGTGATGTTTGCCATCGGCGGTATTTGCATATTGCTTTCCATGGTGTACTTTCACCGGGAATATGCAGCAGAAAAGGCGTCAGCTTCCCGCAAACCATAA